Proteins encoded in a region of the Terriglobia bacterium genome:
- a CDS encoding polyprenyl synthetase family protein: MSTSDRFPSRAERLLQEPVAAAPAIFSLVEERLQAVEATFRRNLASPVGIIDEIGGFVADGGGKRVRPAIHLLCAKLCGYGGSHDVLMATVLELIHSATLIHDDIIDEAKTRRGRPSVNHRWGNNVTVLFGDYMLAKAMEMALDAESLRIIRKLAEITLRMTEGEMLQTRYVGRLDLTVAEYSDLIERKTAVLFAGCCEIAGMLAGVDAATEGALGRFGTRVGLAFQMVDDLLDFTGDPRTLGKPAGSDLCEGKATLALIYLLASGDGRGLDLARRIMDGGGAGAPEIAELTDLLEESGALSRARAQASRTATEAVAELEHFPDGPARRALAAVPGYLISRDR; the protein is encoded by the coding sequence TTGAGCACCTCCGACCGGTTTCCGTCTCGCGCGGAGCGGCTGCTCCAGGAGCCGGTCGCCGCGGCGCCGGCGATCTTCTCGCTCGTCGAGGAACGGCTGCAGGCGGTGGAAGCGACCTTCCGGCGGAACCTGGCCTCACCGGTGGGAATCATCGACGAGATCGGCGGCTTCGTGGCCGATGGAGGCGGCAAGCGGGTCCGCCCGGCGATCCACCTGCTGTGCGCGAAGCTGTGCGGGTACGGCGGATCCCACGACGTCCTGATGGCGACGGTCCTCGAGCTCATCCACTCGGCCACGCTGATCCACGACGACATCATCGACGAGGCCAAGACGCGGCGCGGACGCCCGTCGGTCAATCATCGCTGGGGGAACAACGTCACGGTGCTGTTCGGCGACTACATGCTGGCCAAGGCCATGGAGATGGCGCTGGACGCCGAGAGCCTCAGGATCATCCGGAAGCTGGCGGAGATCACCCTGCGCATGACCGAAGGCGAGATGCTCCAGACCCGGTACGTCGGCCGACTGGACCTGACCGTCGCCGAGTACTCGGACCTGATCGAGCGGAAGACCGCCGTCCTCTTCGCCGGCTGCTGCGAGATCGCGGGGATGCTGGCCGGCGTCGACGCGGCGACCGAGGGGGCCCTGGGGCGCTTCGGGACCCGGGTGGGGCTCGCGTTCCAGATGGTGGACGACCTCTTGGACTTCACCGGCGACCCCAGGACGCTCGGAAAACCCGCCGGCAGCGATCTCTGCGAGGGGAAAGCCACGCTCGCGCTCATCTACCTCCTCGCCTCCGGCGACGGTCGAGGCCTCGACCTCGCGCGGCGGATCATGGACGGCGGCGGTGCCGGCGCCCCGGAGATCGCCGAGCTGACGGACCTCCTGGAGGAAAGCGGTGCCCTGAGCCGTGCCCGCGCCCAGGCGAGTCGGACGGCGACCGAGGCGGTCGCGGAACTCGAGCACTTCCCCGACGGCCCGGCGCGGAGAGCGCTCGCAGCGGTTCCCGGCTACCTGATCTCCCGGGACCGCTGA
- a CDS encoding DUF4870 domain-containing protein, translating to MESQELASDLSDQDRILLVFDYLGPLALFSLVASRRELVKWHAKQGLVLTATVAALYVVVRPVYLLLRGYAWPFFGDLFWAAISLVGVGILLLMLMCVVRALEGERFKIPVLGDLADRF from the coding sequence ATGGAATCCCAGGAGCTCGCGAGCGATCTGAGCGACCAGGACCGGATCCTGCTGGTGTTCGACTATCTGGGCCCCCTCGCTCTGTTCTCCCTCGTGGCGAGCCGGCGGGAGCTGGTGAAGTGGCACGCCAAGCAGGGCCTGGTGCTGACCGCGACCGTCGCCGCTCTGTACGTCGTGGTTCGGCCGGTGTACCTGCTGCTCCGAGGGTACGCCTGGCCGTTCTTCGGAGACCTCTTCTGGGCCGCGATCTCCCTCGTCGGGGTCGGAATCCTTCTGCTGATGCTCATGTGCGTCGTACGGGCGCTGGAGGGCGAGCGCTTCAAGATCCCGGTCCTCGGCGACCTCGCCGACAGGTTCTGA
- a CDS encoding BlaI/MecI/CopY family transcriptional regulator: MLEALWNRDREARVRDLLCDFPGVAYTTLMTTLDRLHKKGILTRRRSGRSFFYVPVSSRAQLEAILAGQALDVLVASFSKRAAIRPLLMSFVDAVSRRDELALDELEEVLRARRRALDRSEGHR, encoded by the coding sequence GTGCTGGAGGCACTGTGGAATCGGGATCGGGAGGCACGTGTTCGCGATCTCCTCTGCGACTTTCCGGGCGTCGCCTATACGACTTTGATGACGACGCTCGACCGGCTGCACAAGAAAGGCATCCTTACCCGTCGACGGTCCGGCCGCTCCTTCTTCTACGTTCCGGTCTCGAGCCGGGCGCAACTCGAGGCCATCCTGGCGGGCCAGGCTCTCGACGTGCTCGTGGCGTCGTTCTCGAAGCGCGCGGCGATCCGGCCGCTCCTGATGAGCTTCGTCGACGCGGTCAGCCGTCGTGACGAGTTGGCGCTCGACGAGTTGGAAGAGGTGCTGCGCGCCCGTCGGCGCGCGCTGGACCGTAGCGAGGGCCATCGGTGA
- the mutS gene encoding DNA mismatch repair protein MutS, with protein MLEASSTTPMFRQYREHKRSHPGAILLFRMGDFFEMFYEDAQEASRLLDLTLTARGKGTEHAAPMCGFPHHQLDAYTAKLVRAGRSVAICDQVEDPRTAKGLVRRDVVRVVTPGTLTDPGELDARENSWIASVAEAEGALGAAFLDASTGEFLAWQSPADDARWDALAERLLAFGPKEIVHPEDFPWPEAFRREKIGSAVLTSVEPYPFAPGRAADLLARHFEVASLNGFGLEQRPAATGAAGGLLLYLQETQKSALQHIDGIAVHEPSRHLLLDPSTRRNLEIERSARDGARPGSLLHAIDATLTSAGGRLLRQWILSPLADVDGIARRLDAVQELLLNPAARLDARERLKPFHDVERLLGRTVAGTANARDLLSLGASLARLPGLVEALAELEAPLVRATLDGLDTCVDVATRLEIALAESPPPGLREGGLIREGFHAELDELRAIRRDGRAYIASIESREREATGIGSLKVRFNKVFGYYIEVSRPNLRLVPAHYLRKQTIAGGERFLTPELKEHEAKVLNAQERIESLEYEIFCALRGEVAGQAHRIKAAARAAALIDLLAALAEIAGDRGYCRPKVHDGTRLRIVAGRHPVVERALLDTRFVPNDTDLDAAGEAISILTGPNMGGKSTYLRQVGLIVLLAQAGSFVPADQAEVGIVDRIFCRVGASDSLAEGQSTFMVEMIETSIILHHAGRRSLVLLDEIGRGTATFDGMAIAWAVVESLHGRRGGPPRTIFATHYHELTELAVALPGVVNHRMGARERGDRVIFLHRVEPGAADKSYGIQVARLAGIPQPVIARAKEILTNLERDEFGRDGLPRRSRRQEGGGPPGQPNLFSVCEAAPPPAESADPAAAEVLADLRVADPNRLTPLEALQKLAAWRVRLGVEE; from the coding sequence ATGCTCGAAGCTTCCTCCACCACCCCGATGTTCCGGCAATACCGGGAGCACAAGCGCAGCCACCCCGGCGCGATCCTGCTCTTCAGGATGGGCGATTTCTTCGAGATGTTCTACGAGGACGCCCAAGAGGCGAGCCGGCTGCTGGACCTGACGCTCACCGCCCGGGGGAAGGGGACCGAGCACGCGGCGCCGATGTGCGGCTTTCCCCACCATCAGCTGGACGCCTACACCGCCAAGCTCGTCAGGGCGGGTCGGAGCGTCGCAATCTGCGATCAGGTGGAGGATCCGAGAACCGCCAAGGGGCTCGTCCGCCGCGATGTCGTGAGGGTCGTGACCCCGGGAACGCTCACGGATCCGGGGGAGCTCGACGCGCGGGAGAACTCGTGGATCGCATCGGTCGCCGAGGCCGAGGGGGCCCTGGGGGCGGCGTTCCTCGACGCTTCCACCGGCGAGTTCCTGGCCTGGCAGTCCCCGGCGGACGACGCCCGCTGGGACGCGCTGGCCGAGCGCCTCCTCGCGTTCGGGCCGAAGGAGATCGTGCATCCCGAGGATTTCCCGTGGCCCGAGGCGTTCCGCCGGGAGAAGATCGGCTCGGCCGTGCTCACGTCCGTCGAGCCGTATCCTTTCGCGCCCGGACGGGCCGCGGACCTGCTGGCGAGGCACTTCGAGGTCGCGTCCCTGAACGGCTTCGGGCTGGAGCAGCGGCCGGCCGCGACCGGCGCCGCCGGTGGGCTCCTGCTGTACCTCCAGGAGACCCAGAAGAGCGCCCTCCAGCACATCGACGGGATCGCGGTCCACGAGCCGTCGCGCCACCTCCTCCTCGATCCCTCCACCCGGCGCAACCTCGAGATCGAGCGCTCGGCCCGGGACGGCGCCCGCCCGGGATCGCTCCTCCACGCCATCGACGCGACGCTCACCTCCGCAGGCGGGCGCCTCCTCCGGCAGTGGATCCTCTCGCCGCTCGCCGACGTCGACGGGATCGCGCGCCGGCTCGACGCGGTCCAGGAACTGCTCTTGAATCCGGCCGCGAGGCTCGACGCCCGGGAGCGGCTGAAGCCGTTCCACGACGTGGAGCGGCTTCTCGGCCGGACCGTCGCCGGGACGGCGAACGCGAGAGACCTGCTCTCCCTCGGGGCCTCCCTCGCCCGCCTGCCCGGGCTCGTCGAGGCTCTGGCGGAACTCGAGGCGCCGCTCGTCCGCGCGACGCTGGACGGACTCGACACGTGCGTGGACGTCGCGACCCGGCTGGAGATCGCGCTGGCGGAGTCGCCCCCGCCGGGCTTGAGGGAGGGCGGCCTGATTCGCGAGGGGTTCCATGCGGAGCTGGACGAGCTCCGCGCGATCCGTCGGGACGGCCGAGCCTATATCGCCTCGATCGAGTCCCGGGAGCGCGAGGCCACGGGGATCGGGTCGCTCAAGGTCCGGTTCAACAAGGTGTTCGGTTACTACATCGAGGTCTCCCGGCCCAACCTGCGCCTGGTTCCGGCGCACTACCTGCGAAAGCAGACCATCGCCGGCGGCGAGCGCTTTCTGACGCCGGAGCTGAAGGAGCACGAGGCCAAGGTCCTGAACGCGCAGGAGCGGATCGAGTCGCTGGAGTACGAGATCTTCTGCGCGCTACGTGGCGAGGTGGCGGGACAGGCGCACCGCATCAAGGCCGCCGCCCGCGCCGCCGCCCTGATCGACCTGCTCGCGGCCCTCGCCGAGATCGCGGGCGACCGCGGCTACTGCCGCCCTAAGGTCCACGACGGGACCCGCCTCAGGATCGTGGCCGGCCGGCACCCGGTCGTGGAGCGCGCCTTGCTCGATACGCGGTTCGTGCCGAACGATACCGACCTCGACGCCGCCGGCGAGGCGATCTCGATCCTGACCGGACCGAACATGGGAGGCAAGTCGACGTACCTGCGGCAAGTGGGGCTGATCGTGCTGCTGGCGCAGGCGGGGTCGTTCGTCCCGGCGGACCAGGCGGAGGTCGGGATCGTCGATCGTATCTTCTGCCGCGTCGGCGCGTCGGACAGCCTCGCGGAAGGGCAGAGCACGTTCATGGTGGAGATGATCGAGACCTCGATCATCCTCCACCACGCGGGACGCCGGAGCCTCGTGCTCCTCGACGAGATCGGCAGGGGAACGGCGACGTTCGACGGGATGGCGATCGCCTGGGCGGTGGTGGAGTCGCTGCACGGCCGGCGAGGAGGCCCGCCGCGCACGATCTTCGCGACCCATTACCACGAGCTGACCGAGCTGGCGGTGGCATTGCCGGGCGTCGTGAATCACCGCATGGGCGCGCGGGAGCGCGGCGATCGGGTGATCTTCCTCCACCGGGTGGAGCCCGGCGCCGCGGACAAGTCCTACGGCATCCAGGTGGCGCGGCTCGCCGGGATTCCGCAGCCGGTGATCGCGCGAGCCAAGGAGATCCTGACGAACCTGGAGAGGGACGAGTTCGGGCGGGATGGGCTTCCGCGGCGCTCGAGGCGTCAGGAAGGGGGCGGGCCGCCGGGCCAGCCGAACCTGTTTTCGGTGTGCGAAGCGGCGCCGCCTCCCGCGGAATCCGCCGATCCTGCGGCCGCCGAGGTACTGGCCGATCTCCGCGTTGCGGACCCGAATCGCCTCACGCCGCTGGAAGCGCTCCAGAAGCTCGCGGCGTGGCGCGTCAGGCTCGGCGTCGAGGAATGA
- a CDS encoding TonB-dependent receptor has product MTTRRTRPLHFLLLSIVALAAAPTLADPGSAPETDKDIPRIESTEVVVVTAPRIEVPLMEIPGAATVVDQQDLEKTRSKTIAADDALKFVPGVKVDNQADGERVHLSIRGEGILTERGVRRIAVLLDGIPLNDPMGLVPDLFDVDWETVRRVEVLRGPMSSLYGAGAAGGVINIVTRDGGPRNPEGDASINVGSYGFRKLFAETDGTAGALSYRLSASRMFDDGYRVHTASDATNVYGKLSWTRGPSSHLTAIVAQTEYFNGNAEGLNIDQVFQDPRQANPDGVASNEYQYTRRVTTGLTGDYTPGSHNTFSFAIYSRLTTWRESVPSTVIYRTYSNPGALLQYTLHTGGSEGIKNDFSVGVDLAWQSVDEQKVVNPLLATAHPDVYPEIVAQLPTDTAYHQSSRGVFLLDRLELGHGWGLVGSLRWDGFNTDFDDRLAMTPVSLPSYDKTTGRIGATWNPWKSRGFYANWGQGFTPPTTEELINNPVAFGGYNQSLVAETSSGEEVGARGSLGKQGSYDVAVFHMSTDNDFGRYRVAGRDLETFYYNAGSSRRYGLETSVGWEPFEGFSTQLAYTYSDFKYSDVKFYTQAVDPEDPGTQVPLSLRDAWLPNIPRHQAYLDLEYRGVPRWTFGASLEALSRAYVDPTNTSWSWGYGLVHLRAAYRWQARSAGGDVSLVVRNAGNRKYIAFTEPDPDGNSYHTAATREIFLSARIRLGERKRA; this is encoded by the coding sequence ATGACAACCCGACGAACGCGCCCTCTTCACTTCCTTCTACTCTCGATCGTCGCGCTGGCCGCGGCGCCCACCCTCGCCGATCCGGGTTCCGCGCCCGAGACGGACAAGGACATCCCGCGGATCGAGTCCACCGAGGTCGTGGTGGTGACCGCTCCCCGCATCGAGGTCCCGCTCATGGAGATCCCCGGCGCCGCGACGGTGGTGGACCAGCAGGACCTCGAGAAGACGAGATCCAAGACCATCGCCGCCGACGACGCGCTCAAGTTCGTGCCGGGCGTCAAGGTGGACAACCAGGCCGACGGCGAGCGCGTGCACCTCTCGATTCGCGGCGAGGGAATCCTCACCGAGCGGGGCGTCCGGCGGATCGCCGTCCTCCTCGACGGGATCCCGCTGAACGATCCCATGGGGCTCGTGCCCGATCTGTTCGACGTCGACTGGGAGACGGTCCGGCGCGTGGAGGTCCTGAGGGGCCCGATGTCGTCGCTCTACGGCGCCGGCGCCGCCGGAGGGGTGATCAACATCGTGACGCGGGACGGCGGCCCGAGGAACCCCGAGGGAGACGCGTCCATCAACGTCGGCTCCTACGGCTTCCGGAAGCTCTTCGCGGAGACGGACGGCACGGCGGGCGCGCTGTCGTACCGCCTCTCCGCCTCGCGGATGTTCGACGACGGCTACCGCGTTCACACCGCTTCCGACGCCACCAACGTCTACGGGAAGCTGAGCTGGACCCGGGGGCCGTCGAGCCACCTGACGGCGATCGTCGCGCAGACCGAGTACTTCAACGGGAACGCGGAAGGGCTCAACATCGACCAGGTGTTCCAGGACCCCAGGCAGGCGAACCCGGACGGGGTAGCCTCGAACGAGTACCAGTACACTCGGCGCGTGACCACGGGATTGACCGGCGACTACACGCCAGGGTCCCACAACACCTTCTCGTTCGCGATCTACTCGCGTCTCACGACCTGGCGGGAATCCGTGCCGTCCACGGTGATCTACCGGACCTACAGTAACCCCGGCGCCTTGCTGCAGTACACCCTGCACACCGGGGGAAGCGAGGGGATCAAGAACGACTTCAGCGTCGGTGTCGACCTCGCCTGGCAGTCCGTGGACGAGCAGAAGGTCGTGAATCCTCTCCTGGCCACCGCACATCCTGACGTGTATCCGGAGATCGTCGCGCAGCTGCCCACGGACACCGCGTACCACCAGAGCAGCCGCGGCGTCTTCCTGCTGGATCGGCTCGAGCTGGGTCATGGGTGGGGCCTCGTCGGGAGCCTGCGGTGGGACGGATTCAACACCGACTTCGACGACCGGCTGGCCATGACGCCGGTCTCGCTGCCGAGCTACGACAAGACCACGGGGCGCATCGGCGCGACCTGGAACCCGTGGAAGAGCCGCGGTTTCTACGCGAACTGGGGCCAGGGCTTCACGCCTCCGACCACCGAGGAGCTGATCAACAATCCCGTCGCGTTCGGCGGCTACAACCAGAGCCTCGTCGCGGAGACGTCCAGCGGCGAGGAGGTGGGCGCCCGCGGCTCCCTCGGCAAGCAGGGCTCGTACGACGTCGCGGTGTTCCACATGAGCACCGACAACGACTTCGGCCGCTACCGGGTCGCGGGAAGAGACCTCGAGACCTTCTATTACAACGCCGGGTCCAGCCGCAGGTACGGGCTCGAGACGTCGGTGGGCTGGGAGCCGTTCGAGGGGTTCTCGACGCAGCTCGCGTACACGTACTCCGACTTCAAGTACTCGGACGTGAAGTTCTACACGCAGGCGGTGGACCCCGAGGATCCGGGCACCCAGGTGCCGCTGAGCCTGCGGGACGCATGGCTCCCCAACATCCCACGGCACCAGGCGTACCTGGACCTCGAGTACCGGGGGGTCCCGCGCTGGACCTTCGGGGCGAGCCTCGAGGCGCTGAGCCGCGCCTACGTGGACCCGACCAACACGAGCTGGTCTTGGGGGTACGGGCTGGTTCACCTCCGCGCCGCCTACCGCTGGCAGGCGCGGTCCGCCGGTGGGGACGTCTCCCTCGTCGTCCGGAACGCGGGGAACCGCAAGTACATCGCGTTCACGGAGCCGGACCCGGACGGGAATTCGTACCACACGGCCGCAACGCGGGAGATCTTCCTGTCGGCCCGGATCCGCCTGGGGGAGCGCAAGCGGGCCTGA
- a CDS encoding outer membrane lipoprotein carrier protein LolA yields MRVSGVAMVLAALVVSGGAGMRAEAEPAVGGGEIEGLERWLDGTNDLTCRFEQRLLSGALGAGTRESGVFYLLRPGRLRWDYLHPEPKTAIVEGARTLLYIPEDRQLIRGRLDPDQDLLPALLAGRGAIGGLFDAEFLGYAGSGAARIFRVRLVPHAVRGGVEEVVLTVRTPGGAIEGAEVLDPAGNRMQYLFTRVRRNTGLSASVFTFEPPPGTEIVDSP; encoded by the coding sequence ATGCGGGTGAGCGGGGTCGCGATGGTCCTGGCGGCGCTGGTCGTCTCCGGCGGCGCCGGGATGCGAGCGGAAGCGGAGCCCGCGGTCGGGGGAGGCGAGATCGAGGGGCTCGAGCGATGGCTCGACGGCACGAACGACCTGACCTGCCGGTTCGAGCAGCGGCTCCTCTCGGGAGCGCTGGGAGCCGGCACGCGGGAGTCCGGCGTGTTCTACCTGCTCCGGCCGGGGCGACTGCGCTGGGATTACTTGCACCCCGAGCCCAAGACCGCAATCGTCGAAGGGGCCCGGACCCTCCTCTACATCCCGGAGGACCGGCAGCTGATCCGAGGACGGCTCGATCCCGATCAGGACCTGCTACCGGCTCTCCTCGCCGGGCGGGGCGCGATCGGCGGGCTGTTCGACGCGGAGTTCCTCGGTTACGCCGGATCCGGCGCGGCGAGGATCTTCAGGGTGAGACTCGTGCCGCACGCGGTCCGCGGCGGCGTGGAGGAAGTCGTCCTGACGGTCCGCACGCCGGGAGGCGCGATCGAGGGCGCCGAGGTCCTCGATCCCGCGGGAAACCGGATGCAGTACCTGTTCACCCGGGTCCGCCGCAATACGGGGCTCTCGGCGTCGGTGTTCACGTTCGAGCCACCGCCGGGCACCGAGATCGTCGACTCCCCGTGA
- a CDS encoding ATP-binding protein gives MAAATSVKLVIPSEVRLVDLVHTVAEKLSEIVGLDEEDGLNAALAVREALINAIVHGNRSDPALDVEVTLVASAEGLEAKVVDRGRGFDPVATPDPTVGDNRLRTSGRGLLLIRAFVDDVRFRYLEGRGMEVTLIKAHHPPRGAGEDRSYGPAIPRRT, from the coding sequence ATGGCGGCCGCGACCTCGGTGAAGCTCGTGATCCCCAGCGAGGTGCGGCTGGTCGATTTGGTGCACACGGTGGCGGAGAAGCTCTCGGAGATCGTGGGGCTCGATGAGGAGGACGGGCTGAACGCGGCCCTAGCGGTCCGGGAGGCGCTGATCAACGCCATCGTCCACGGCAATCGCTCGGACCCGGCGCTGGACGTGGAGGTGACCTTGGTCGCCAGCGCGGAGGGGCTCGAGGCCAAGGTCGTGGACAGGGGACGAGGCTTCGACCCGGTCGCGACGCCCGATCCGACGGTGGGTGACAACCGGCTGAGGACCTCCGGCCGGGGACTCCTGCTCATCCGGGCTTTCGTGGACGACGTGAGATTTCGCTACCTCGAAGGGCGCGGCATGGAGGTCACGCTGATCAAGGCTCACCACCCTCCGCGCGGGGCGGGTGAAGATCGGTCGTACGGGCCGGCGATTCCACGGAGGACATGA
- a CDS encoding STAS domain-containing protein: MTMMKAALRQVGNVAVLDLSGKITIGEGDVVLRDKVHELIDAGKTQILLNLDKISYMDSAGIGELVACYKRAREKGGTVRLLKPSGKVYDLLQLTKLEEVFDTFSEEPEALKSF, encoded by the coding sequence ATGACGATGATGAAGGCCGCGCTCCGGCAGGTCGGGAATGTTGCGGTGCTGGATCTGTCGGGAAAGATCACCATCGGCGAGGGAGACGTCGTGCTCAGGGACAAGGTCCACGAGCTCATCGACGCGGGCAAGACCCAGATCCTGCTCAACCTCGACAAGATCTCGTACATGGATTCGGCGGGGATCGGAGAGCTGGTGGCGTGCTACAAGCGGGCCAGGGAGAAGGGGGGCACGGTCCGCCTCCTGAAGCCCTCGGGCAAGGTCTACGACCTGCTGCAGCTCACCAAGCTGGAAGAAGTCTTCGACACGTTCAGCGAGGAGCCGGAGGCGCTGAAGTCGTTCTGA
- a CDS encoding tetratricopeptide repeat protein, with translation MRTVAACLVIAALSMTPALAEGSAVAPPAAGDSRAAAIALYDRGRYPEAHAALTALDVAEKADGGLLYRLAFCAGVAGDQEEHARILARAVAALEQETKAGGPIESWFYLSNAYQNLGRPADSAKVAADATSRLEAGTWKEPEGGVDVFRLAKLYADQGREDRAEERYRKAVEALTPEAVRYPAYLRWARGYLGDLALRRANWEEAASQFAAVVALPAPMAGEWHKLAVARARMGRWQEAADAWHQAEQLTPGGGDDARYSRQLALQAAQLGSLPALTPDGRTWDKPSTEDLENMMLEQAKVALAPPPAAPDVSATPVVTPPENPARLKEAHRIFVAAGIEYAARGLPIRETAFSKGFAPLVFHPEQWEPKTTEK, from the coding sequence ATGCGGACCGTTGCCGCCTGCCTCGTGATCGCTGCGCTCTCGATGACGCCCGCCCTCGCGGAGGGCTCGGCCGTCGCGCCCCCGGCGGCCGGGGACTCCCGCGCCGCCGCGATCGCCCTTTACGACCGGGGACGTTATCCCGAGGCGCACGCCGCGCTGACCGCCCTCGACGTGGCGGAGAAGGCGGACGGGGGCCTCCTGTACCGCCTCGCGTTCTGCGCGGGAGTCGCCGGCGACCAGGAGGAGCACGCGAGGATCCTGGCGCGCGCCGTGGCCGCGCTCGAGCAGGAGACCAAGGCCGGCGGACCGATCGAATCGTGGTTCTACCTCTCGAACGCATACCAGAACCTCGGACGCCCCGCCGACTCGGCGAAGGTCGCCGCCGACGCGACCTCGCGGCTCGAGGCGGGGACGTGGAAGGAACCGGAAGGCGGCGTGGACGTGTTCCGCCTCGCGAAGCTCTACGCCGACCAGGGACGAGAGGACCGCGCCGAGGAGAGGTACCGGAAGGCGGTCGAAGCGCTGACGCCCGAGGCGGTCCGGTACCCCGCGTACCTTCGCTGGGCAAGAGGCTACCTCGGCGATCTCGCGCTGCGGCGGGCGAACTGGGAGGAAGCGGCGAGCCAATTCGCCGCCGTGGTGGCGCTGCCGGCGCCGATGGCCGGGGAATGGCATAAGCTCGCGGTCGCCCGGGCGCGCATGGGCCGCTGGCAGGAGGCCGCGGACGCATGGCACCAGGCGGAGCAGCTCACACCCGGCGGAGGCGACGACGCGCGGTACAGCCGCCAGCTCGCGCTGCAGGCCGCGCAGCTCGGCTCGCTGCCCGCTCTGACACCCGACGGACGTACGTGGGACAAGCCCTCCACGGAGGACCTCGAGAACATGATGCTCGAGCAGGCCAAGGTGGCCCTCGCGCCGCCGCCCGCTGCGCCCGACGTCTCGGCGACTCCGGTCGTGACGCCGCCGGAGAATCCGGCCCGGCTCAAGGAAGCGCACAGGATCTTCGTCGCGGCGGGGATCGAGTACGCGGCTCGGGGGCTCCCGATCCGGGAGACGGCATTCTCCAAGGGATTCGCCCCGCTGGTGTTCCACCCGGAGCAATGGGAGCCGAAGACGACGGAGAAATGA